A window of Rhododendron vialii isolate Sample 1 chromosome 11a, ASM3025357v1 contains these coding sequences:
- the LOC131308045 gene encoding peptidyl-prolyl cis-trans isomerase-like, with product MANPRVYFDLSIGSTPAGRVVMELYADTTPITAENFRALCTGEKGVGKSGKPLHYKGSTFHRVIPGFMCQGGDFTAGNGTGGESIYGAKFADENFVKKHTGPGILSMANAGKNTNGSQFFICTEQTAWLDGKHVVFGQVVEGLDVIRAVEKVGSSSGSTSKTVKIADCGQIS from the coding sequence ATGGCAAACCCTAGAGTGTACTTTGATCTGAGCATCGGCAGCACGCCGGCCGGCCGCGTCGTCATGGAGCTCTACGCCGACACCACCCCCATCACCGCCGAGAACTTCCGCGCCCTCTGCACGGGCGAGAAGGGCGTCGGCAAGAGCGGCAAGCCCCTGCACTACAAGGGCTCCACCTTCCACCGCGTGATCCCCGGGTTCATGTGCCAGGGCGGCGACTTCACCGCCGGGAACGGCACAGGAGGCGAGTCGATCTACGGCGCGAAGTTCGCCGACGAGAACTTCGTGAAGAAGCACACCGGGCCGGGGATACTGTCGATGGCGAACGCCGGGAAGAACACCAACGGCTCGCAGTTCTTTATCTGCACGGAGCAGACGGCGTGGCTGGACGGGAAGCACGTGGTGTTCGGGCAGGTCGTGGAGGGGTTGGATGTGATCAGGGCGGTGGAGAAGGTGGGGAGCAGCAGCGGGTCTACCTCGAAGACCGTGAAGATCGCCGATTGCGGTCAGATCTCGTGA
- the LOC131308046 gene encoding probable magnesium transporter NIPA6, giving the protein MGTSDNEKGLILAVASSLFIGTSFILKKKGLKRAAASSGTRAGVGGYTYLLEPLWWAGMITMVVGEIANFVAYVYAPAVLVTPLGALSIIVSAILAHFMLKERLRKLGVIGCMSCVVGSVVIVIHAPEEQTPSSVLEIWTLATQPAFLIYVAAALSIVLALILHFEPRYGQTNILVYLGICSLMGSLTVLSIKAIGIAIKLTLQGTSQIAYPQTWFFLSVAVICVVMQLNYLNKALDTFNTAIVSPIYYVMFTTLTIVASSIMFRDWSGQDATSIASEICGFITVLSGTIILHSTREHEQAPATGTITWYTQSMKSIDDAHFITLDNSDYFE; this is encoded by the exons atggggacTTCGGACAACGAGAAGGGGCTGATACTAGCAGTGGCGTCGAGCTTGTTCATCGGTACCAGTTTCATCCTCAAGAAGAAAGGTCTCAAGcgtgctgctgcttcttctggTACTCGCGCTG GAGTTGGAGGGTATACTTATTTACTAGAACCACTTTGGTGGGCAGGCATGATCACCA TGGTTGTTGGAGAGATTGCAAATTTTGTGGCTTATGTTTATGCTCCAGCAGTTCTTGTGACCCCTCTTGGTGCATTGAGTATAATTGTTAG TGCTATTTTGGCACACTTCATGTTGAAGGAAAGACTGCGAAAACTGGGTGTTATTGGATGCATGTCATGCGTTGTGGGATCGGTTGTAATTGTTATCCACGCCCCTGAAGAGCAAACCCCAAGTTCTGTACTGGAAATCTGGACTTTGGCAACTCAACCAg CATTTCTGATTTATGTAGCAGCTGCATTGTCAATAGTATTGGCTTTGATTTTGCATTTTGAACCTCGCTATGGGCAGACAAACATTCTGGTCTACTTGGGAATTTGTTCTTTAATGGGTTCACTTACG GTTTTAAGCATAAAGGCAATTGGAATTGCAATAAAGCTTACCCTGCAGGGGACAAGTCAAATTGCATATCCTCAGACTTGGTTCTTCCTATCAGTTGCTGTTATCTGTGTGGTCATGCAGTTGAATTATCTGAACAAG GCGTTGGATACATTCAATACTGCAATTGTTTCTCCAATCTATTACGTGATGTTCACGACTCTCACTATTGTTGCCAGCAGTATAATGTTCAGG GACTGGTCAGGTCAAGATGCCACCAGCATAGCCTCTGAAATATGTGGATTCATCACAGTGCTTTCGGGAACCATAATACTTCATTCGACAAGAGAACATGAACAAGCTCCTGCTACAG GAACCATAACATGGTATACACAATCAATGAAGAGTATTGATGATGCGCATTTTATAACTTTAGACAATTCCGACTATTTCGAATGA
- the LOC131308047 gene encoding eukaryotic translation initiation factor 4B3 isoform X2: MAATVSTSVWSKPGAWALDSEESEAELLHQQSEQKTSSYAAKTNGESASDFPSLAAAASTKTKKKKPQSMTLSEFTKPATYQKPAQTLTHVDLAMLPTGPRERTAEELDRSRLGGGFRSYGMGRDNESSSSKWGGGGSSSRASDEMPRRQDRELAPSRADEVDDWGATKKSVSGNGFDRRERGERGERGERGGFFGSESRADESDNWGAKKSFVPSEGRRERRVVGFESSGGADSGNWLKKKEEEGGRKVGGGAFDSLRERRGGLDSNGGDSENWGKKRGEEGIGSGGVRPRLNLQPRTLPVRVDVSQQNGGGGATPPKPKGVSNPFGEARPREEVLKEKGKDWKEIDEKLGKRSLSFGSGSGRATTPDERSWRKAESADVRPSSADKVEGDLDYVEGDLDRVEGDLAEETQE, encoded by the exons ATGGCGGCAACCGTGTCTACTAGTGTCTGGTCGAAGCCCGGCGCGTGGGCCCTAGATTCCGAAGAAAGCGAGGCCGAACTCCTTCACCAGCAAAGCGAACAGAAGACTTCCTCCTACGCAGCCAAGACCAACGGCGAGTCGGCGTCGGATTTCCCGTCGCTGGCGGCGGCGGCCTCCACCaagaccaaaaagaagaagcccCAATCCATGACCCTGTCTGAGTTCACCAAACCGGCGACCTACCAGAAGCCCGCCCAAACCCTGACCCACGTGGATCTCGCGATGCTCCCGACCGGGCCGCGCGAGCGAACCGCAGAGGAGCTGGACCGGTCCAGGCTCGGCGGCGGGTTCAGATCGTACGGTATGGGCAGAGACAACGAATCTTCTAGTTCCAAGTGGGGCGGCGGCGGCTCTTCTTCTAGGGCTTCTGACGAGATGCCACGTCGGCAGGATAGGGAATTAGCCCCGTCGCGCGCCGATGAGGTGGACGATTGGGGCGCGACGAAGAAGTCGGTCTCTGGTAACGGTTtcgataggagagagagaggcgagagaggcgagagaggagagaggggagggTTTTTTGGGTCGGAGTCTAGGGCGGATGAGTCTGACAACTGGGGTGCGAAGAAGAGCTTTGTGCCGtcggagggacggagggagaGGAGAGTGGTGGGGTTCGAGTCTAGCGGGGGAGCAGATTCGGGTAATTggttgaagaagaaggaagaggaGGGGGGGAGGAAGGTTGGGGGCGGTGCTTTTGATAGTttaagagagaggagagggggtTTGGATTCGAATGGGGGGGATTCGGAGAATTGGGGAAAGAAGAGAGGTGAAGAGGGGATTGGGAGTGGTGGGGTGAGGCCTAGGCTTAATTTGCAGCCGCGGACCCTGCCCGTGAGGGTCGATGTGAGTCAGcagaatggtggtggtggtgcaacACCGCCGAAGCCAAAGGGGGTGTCGAATCCGTTTGGCGAGGCGAGGCCGAGGGAGGAGGTGTTGAAGGAGAAGGGGAAGGATTGGAAGGAGATTGATGAGAAGCTTGGGAAGAGGAGTTTGAGTTTTGGGAGCGGGAGTGGAAGGGCGACCACGCCCGATGAGAGGAGCTGGAGGAAGGCGGAGTCTGCTGATGTTCGTCCTTCGAG TGCTGATAAAGTTGAAGGTGACCTTGATTATGTTGAAG GTGACCTTGATCGTGTGGAAGGTGACCTTGCTGAAGAAACACAAGAGTGA
- the LOC131308047 gene encoding eukaryotic translation initiation factor 4B3 isoform X3, with protein sequence MAATVSTSVWSKPGAWALDSEESEAELLHQQSEQKTSSYAAKTNGESASDFPSLAAAASTKTKKKKPQSMTLSEFTKPATYQKPAQTLTHVDLAMLPTGPRERTAEELDRSRLGGGFRSYGMGRDNESSSSKWGGGGSSSRASDEMPRRQDRELAPSRADEVDDWGATKKSVSGNGFDRRERGERGERGERGGFFGSESRADESDNWGAKKSFVPSEGRRERRVVGFESSGGADSGNWLKKKEEEGGRKVGGGAFDSLRERRGGLDSNGGDSENWGKKRGEEGIGSGGVRPRLNLQPRTLPVRVDVSQQNGGGGATPPKPKGVSNPFGEARPREEVLKEKGKDWKEIDEKLGKRSLSFGSGSGRATTPDERSWRKAESADVRPSSADKVEGDLDRVEGDLAEETQE encoded by the exons ATGGCGGCAACCGTGTCTACTAGTGTCTGGTCGAAGCCCGGCGCGTGGGCCCTAGATTCCGAAGAAAGCGAGGCCGAACTCCTTCACCAGCAAAGCGAACAGAAGACTTCCTCCTACGCAGCCAAGACCAACGGCGAGTCGGCGTCGGATTTCCCGTCGCTGGCGGCGGCGGCCTCCACCaagaccaaaaagaagaagcccCAATCCATGACCCTGTCTGAGTTCACCAAACCGGCGACCTACCAGAAGCCCGCCCAAACCCTGACCCACGTGGATCTCGCGATGCTCCCGACCGGGCCGCGCGAGCGAACCGCAGAGGAGCTGGACCGGTCCAGGCTCGGCGGCGGGTTCAGATCGTACGGTATGGGCAGAGACAACGAATCTTCTAGTTCCAAGTGGGGCGGCGGCGGCTCTTCTTCTAGGGCTTCTGACGAGATGCCACGTCGGCAGGATAGGGAATTAGCCCCGTCGCGCGCCGATGAGGTGGACGATTGGGGCGCGACGAAGAAGTCGGTCTCTGGTAACGGTTtcgataggagagagagaggcgagagaggcgagagaggagagaggggagggTTTTTTGGGTCGGAGTCTAGGGCGGATGAGTCTGACAACTGGGGTGCGAAGAAGAGCTTTGTGCCGtcggagggacggagggagaGGAGAGTGGTGGGGTTCGAGTCTAGCGGGGGAGCAGATTCGGGTAATTggttgaagaagaaggaagaggaGGGGGGGAGGAAGGTTGGGGGCGGTGCTTTTGATAGTttaagagagaggagagggggtTTGGATTCGAATGGGGGGGATTCGGAGAATTGGGGAAAGAAGAGAGGTGAAGAGGGGATTGGGAGTGGTGGGGTGAGGCCTAGGCTTAATTTGCAGCCGCGGACCCTGCCCGTGAGGGTCGATGTGAGTCAGcagaatggtggtggtggtgcaacACCGCCGAAGCCAAAGGGGGTGTCGAATCCGTTTGGCGAGGCGAGGCCGAGGGAGGAGGTGTTGAAGGAGAAGGGGAAGGATTGGAAGGAGATTGATGAGAAGCTTGGGAAGAGGAGTTTGAGTTTTGGGAGCGGGAGTGGAAGGGCGACCACGCCCGATGAGAGGAGCTGGAGGAAGGCGGAGTCTGCTGATGTTCGTCCTTCGAG TGCTGATAAAGTTGAAG GTGACCTTGATCGTGTGGAAGGTGACCTTGCTGAAGAAACACAAGAGTGA
- the LOC131308047 gene encoding eukaryotic translation initiation factor 4B3 isoform X1 — MAATVSTSVWSKPGAWALDSEESEAELLHQQSEQKTSSYAAKTNGESASDFPSLAAAASTKTKKKKPQSMTLSEFTKPATYQKPAQTLTHVDLAMLPTGPRERTAEELDRSRLGGGFRSYGMGRDNESSSSKWGGGGSSSRASDEMPRRQDRELAPSRADEVDDWGATKKSVSGNGFDRRERGERGERGERGGFFGSESRADESDNWGAKKSFVPSEGRRERRVVGFESSGGADSGNWLKKKEEEGGRKVGGGAFDSLRERRGGLDSNGGDSENWGKKRGEEGIGSGGVRPRLNLQPRTLPVRVDVSQQNGGGGATPPKPKGVSNPFGEARPREEVLKEKGKDWKEIDEKLGKRSLSFGSGSGRATTPDERSWRKAESADVRPSSADKVEGDLDYVEGDLDRVEGDLDRVEGDLDRVEGDLAEETQE; from the exons ATGGCGGCAACCGTGTCTACTAGTGTCTGGTCGAAGCCCGGCGCGTGGGCCCTAGATTCCGAAGAAAGCGAGGCCGAACTCCTTCACCAGCAAAGCGAACAGAAGACTTCCTCCTACGCAGCCAAGACCAACGGCGAGTCGGCGTCGGATTTCCCGTCGCTGGCGGCGGCGGCCTCCACCaagaccaaaaagaagaagcccCAATCCATGACCCTGTCTGAGTTCACCAAACCGGCGACCTACCAGAAGCCCGCCCAAACCCTGACCCACGTGGATCTCGCGATGCTCCCGACCGGGCCGCGCGAGCGAACCGCAGAGGAGCTGGACCGGTCCAGGCTCGGCGGCGGGTTCAGATCGTACGGTATGGGCAGAGACAACGAATCTTCTAGTTCCAAGTGGGGCGGCGGCGGCTCTTCTTCTAGGGCTTCTGACGAGATGCCACGTCGGCAGGATAGGGAATTAGCCCCGTCGCGCGCCGATGAGGTGGACGATTGGGGCGCGACGAAGAAGTCGGTCTCTGGTAACGGTTtcgataggagagagagaggcgagagaggcgagagaggagagaggggagggTTTTTTGGGTCGGAGTCTAGGGCGGATGAGTCTGACAACTGGGGTGCGAAGAAGAGCTTTGTGCCGtcggagggacggagggagaGGAGAGTGGTGGGGTTCGAGTCTAGCGGGGGAGCAGATTCGGGTAATTggttgaagaagaaggaagaggaGGGGGGGAGGAAGGTTGGGGGCGGTGCTTTTGATAGTttaagagagaggagagggggtTTGGATTCGAATGGGGGGGATTCGGAGAATTGGGGAAAGAAGAGAGGTGAAGAGGGGATTGGGAGTGGTGGGGTGAGGCCTAGGCTTAATTTGCAGCCGCGGACCCTGCCCGTGAGGGTCGATGTGAGTCAGcagaatggtggtggtggtgcaacACCGCCGAAGCCAAAGGGGGTGTCGAATCCGTTTGGCGAGGCGAGGCCGAGGGAGGAGGTGTTGAAGGAGAAGGGGAAGGATTGGAAGGAGATTGATGAGAAGCTTGGGAAGAGGAGTTTGAGTTTTGGGAGCGGGAGTGGAAGGGCGACCACGCCCGATGAGAGGAGCTGGAGGAAGGCGGAGTCTGCTGATGTTCGTCCTTCGAG TGCTGATAAAGTTGAAGGTGACCTTGATTATGTTGAAGGTGACCTTGATCGTGTGGAAGGTGACCTTGATCGTGTGGAAGGTGACCTTGATCGTGTGGAAGGTGACCTTGCTGAAGAAACACAAGAGTGA